From the genome of Setaria viridis chromosome 1, Setaria_viridis_v4.0, whole genome shotgun sequence:
CCCATGGCAATCGCGCCTCCATTCACATTTACTTTGGATCGGTCCAATCCCAGCTTGTTGCAGCAATAGACAAATTGAGAGGCAAATGCCTGCAAGTGGATGACTTGGTAATCAGCTGTTGTTAATAGATGACAGAAAAGCTGTGGAATATGACAAATAAACAGACCTCATTCAGTTCAAAGAGATCAATGTCTTCAATCTCAAGGCCAGCAGACTTCACTGCAGCAGGAATGGCTACAGCAGGACCAACACCCATTACAGCTGGATCCACTCCGACAGCAGCAAAGCTCCTAATAGATTATGTCAAGAAACATTTTAGTCTAAGAATGAACTGAGGATAGTATATGTCAAAACAATGATGGTAAACACAATGTGAACTAATGAAGATGttgtatgtatatatgtaaaGGCACATAAAGTACCTGAAAACACCGAGAATAGGAAGCCCTTTCTTCAAAGCTACAGATCTCTTCATGAGAAGAACAGCTCCAGCACCATCACTCACTTGACTAGAATTGCCTACACAGTTTGAATGATTTATCAGATGATGTTTCAGCAGTGAGTGAAAAAAAACCCCAGGATGCAGGGGAGTGTCAATGAAAATAGTTGTCTTCTGCAGCACCTGCAGTTGTAGTCCCATCCTTTTTGAAAACTGGTTTAAGCTTCGCCAATCCAGATGCTGTGGTCCCtggcctaattccatcatcaaCTGATATCACAACTTTCTTCTCCTCTCCAGTTTTAGGATCAACGATCTGCACAGTATGAACAGTGTCAGTATAATAATAACCACTAAaaaattcatgttcttttcctAGAAAACTAGACTGAAAAATTGGTCGGACAACAAGCATATTAGTTCCACAGTAGGGGCCTCCCAAAAAAAACAAGCATATTAGTTACTGCTAAGGTGATGCAGTTAAAACTAGGTTAAGCTGTTGCTAGTTTCTACTGGAAAGGGGGCTGTGGCCAGAAGAAGCATATTAGTTTCAATGCCTCCTACCTTTGTTGGCACTGGGACAATCTCATCCTTAAATTTTCCAGAAGCCGTGGCTGCAGCAGCTCTCCTATGAGACTCAGCCTGATAAAATATGAAGCTTTGATTTCCATCTTAATCGAAAGAAAGAAATGATAAAATTAAAACAGTTTGTGCCTAAGGAACTCACAGCAGCCTGATCTTGCTCTTGCCTGGTGACACCATATCGATGAGCAACATTTTCAGAAGTAATTCCCATGGGCAGAAGACAATCCTGTGCTTTCTGGAATGCACTTATCTGCAGAGAAGAATGTGTCATAGAAATAAAAAGAATATCAGTATCAATGTACAGTGTGATTTATAATCCATACCCTGGGGTTTACTTGTCCTTCCCAACCAATGGAATTTATCGACATGGATTCCAGACCAGCACCAATCCCTGTTTGGAGGGAAAACAGTAATTCAGCACACAAACTAAACCACAGCAGCAAGACTAGCATGGTATTCAGCATGCTGCAATTACCTATGTCATAGAAACCAGCCTTTATAGCAGCGGCGACATCAGCTACTGCCTGTAACCCAGATGAGCATTGCCGGTTGACAGTTCTAACAGGAACAGTTTCTACAGAAATAAAATGGGATAGTCAAATTTTGTCCAGAAGATAGAATCCTCTTCTTCAAATGATAGCACCACGATTGCTAACATAGGGGTTTACCAGGGAATCCAGCATAGAAAGCAGCCATCCTGCACTCATTTGCACGCTGCGAACCTGGACCTAGAACCGTCCCAACCACAATGTCACCAATGTCACCAGGATTGATTTTAGTGTTGTCCAGAACAGCCTACAGGTGCAAAACGAAAGTAACAGAACATGAATAATGAGCGCGTGAAAACTTTTTGTTTAAGCACACAGCCAACCAATTGTAACGAAAACTCTTATGTTTCAGCACAGCCAGCCAGTTGTTGCGAAAACTAGCAGATTAATAATAAGATAACAGAAGCAAACCTTGAGAACAACGGTAAGGAGGTCCTCTGGGTACGTGTCCTTGAAACCTCCTCGCTTGGCCTTGCAAATCGGCGTCCGGTATGCGCTGCAGTGAGACAGCACGGAAGGAAGAGGTATAGTATCCATCAACCGTACATGTGCAGCATACTGATTGATATGAAAAGGACCAAAGCAGCAAAGCCTTGCAATCAAGGTTGCTAACTGTTCTATTTTGAACATTTTGGATTCGTCTTTTTGTGCATAGTGTTATCCTTATCTTACTTATTCCTGTAAATTAGTTGACTGATTACGCATTCTCGTTGCTAAGTAGCAGTACAAGGTCAGTGACTCAGTGGGGTGGATGTTCAGTATCATCACTGTGTCATGGCTGTCTATATCCACCATGTAAATATACTAAAAAAGATAGAGTCCATCGATACGATCTGGTGGGGCGCGGTAACAATTCCAATTTCTATCAGTTTATCTAGGTAGCGCAGGCAGCATGTTAAAGAGGTTTCCTAAACAACTAAAATAGGAGCACTCCCTACGAAAGAGTGGGGGGAAGGGGAAAAAAGCGGTAAGAGGAAGGCTtacgcgacgacgacgacatcgTCTCCGAAGGAGGAGGTCCTCTGGTACGCGGCGCTGTCCCCGGCCGCACACTCCGACGCCTGAACACCgaacgcccgccgccaccggcacgCAGCAAGAAATCGATCAGCCAACCCACACAAGAGAGATGAACCAGAACCAACCCAACCAGGAGATCAGGAGCTCACCGCTAGCTGCGGCTGCGAGGagggcgaggaagaggaggggaggaggtgggcgAGGAGGACCCGCTGCCGATCGATCGCCTTCTCCATGGCCGGCTGGTTTGCTCggtgccgcgcgcgcgcgcgttggGGTTATCGGAAGGGAATTAatgagaggaaggggaggcggAAGCGAGGTGGTTGCGGATTTGCTTGGCTTCCTCTTATGGCGCGGCGCCGGCACGTAGCGAGTCAGGAAAGCACGCAGCCCAAGCAAGATGGCGACCCGTGTTTATCCAGCGTACGGCAACGGCATGGGCACGGATTGGGATCAGGAAATCAGGATCACACCAGGCCATGCCCGCCAGAGAAGATACTTGCGAAGCTTTTGCTTGCACGTTTATGATTTCTCTGCCTTTTTGGTCAACTTGTGCATTATGCCCAAAAAATTTGCATTTCCATTTTTGCGAATTTTTTGCATCTTCTGGGAGTTGCCTCTTAGGACAAAGAAACTGCGTGTTTGTCCTTAagcctgattttttttattgatccatcagctcttttttttttcaggtcaCTGATTTGTAACATTCTAGATATTTAGTCGGTGTAACTGTGACCACAAATTTTTGTTAATAAGTTATCTCTAGCTCTGTTTCACAATGTTAGTCTGGttcttatactccctccgtataggaaaaggaattcgttttggacaaggtttgggtcaaacattgggaatataaatcatgaataacttttaagttgttgagtttggaaatatGAAAGctatataaatagatttgtcttgaaaaatactttcataaaaatatacatatatcactttttgataaatattttataaaaataaggagtcaaagtaatgctttggagaccgtgtcgctgtccaaaacgacttccttttcctatacggagggagtacttgagaGGACCGATagctaaataatttgtttaTGAAATCATATCGTTCTTAGTCTCATTGGATGATTAACTATTGATCTATCAAATCAATACAAATTCAACATAGTTTCATCGCTGCCTAGCCCGGTGGCCAGGGGAACGGGGAAAGGGTTGATATTATCCTCGTTCTTTGGAAGATCTGGCTAGAGAAATCGGAGGGTCTTCCAACATAAAGATAATACGGTTACCCAGATAACCGACGGCATCAAGAACCAAGCTGTCGCTGTGGGAGTTAAATACTTGGAGGACCTTCTCTCAGGATAGGCATCCGTTTTGTACTTAGTTGTTATAGCGGAGTTATGCCTTCCCGTTTTTGGGATGCGAGTGTACAGCTTGTATAGTATGTTTGTATACAGTTCGTCAAatttttcctctcttttaatatagcagcagctctcctgctggctcGGTTTTAAAAAAACATAGTTTCATTAAATTTTAATCAAATACTATAACGTCTAGGTATGCCGACCAGACAAGCATAGTAAGTTTCGTTACCGTCTTCATGTTCTCCAGCCGTCACGTCATTTGTTAGAAAAAGAGAACGGTTCCTGCCGATTTCTTTTGGGTCTACTTGAAACATTATTGGAAAAGGCGGTGCCATGGCATGAACCAACGTATAATCTTTATTTGTACCTGGAAATAGCCGTATGCCCCCTGAAATATGTGGAGGATATGCATGTGTGGACATTCTAATGTCCGCATGGAACGGAACGTGCCGTGACTCATGAATTTGTCGGGCTCCACACACCTGGCGTCACCACTGACGCAGGCTTTGGTCGGTCCGGACAAGTGCCCCTAACGGCCTGCCAACTTGTTTTATTTTGCTCCATTATGCATGTTGGGCTCCGTACCGGCCCACTATACTGTTGCACGGCCCATGCATATGCCGACTAAGCAGCAAGCCTGTATTTCCCTTAGCCCGGCAGAGGCCCATCGAACATTGAGGGCGCGTTTGGATGAGTGTGCCTGCGACAGCCATACCAAAATTTGGTcgtttttttaattaaggttggCTCTTTTAGTTAAGTCACAATTTCAGAGTACACAATTTCCTGTATGCAACCAGGGATACAATGTGGAAAGATCGTATAAGCACAGAGCTCACCCGATCGAGCCAGTACATGAGCCAGCTTATTAGCACTACGACTTATATGAACAAAagacacaaaaaaaaattacatgtCAGTGGTTTGGTATCAGCTACTATCTCTAGCAGGTGCATTTATCTTCAAAGTCAAGGTAAGGCAATCGGATTGCAATATCACATTGCGGAAACCTTCTTCGAGGGCAAGAACAACAGCACAACGCAGAACAAGAGCCTCTGCAACATCTGGTGAGGTGATGCTACTAAAAGACTTACGACAAGCCATCAGACAAATACCCAAATGATTTCGAAACCAATGGCCGAACTCGAAGAGGAGGTAAAGATTGTTGCATCAACATTAACACAAACCAAAtcaggcggcggtggagcccACTTCATGACATCCTTTGGGGGTGCACACCTAAGTGGCTGAATCGGTTTCAGACGATGCATAACAATTGTCGTTGGACAAACTTTTGCAGCAGAATTTCTCACTTCATTTCGGGCTTCCCAAATATGCCAACACACTACAGCAACCACTATTGCTTGTATTTCATTGCATCTGTCCAGGAGATCAAACAACCATTTATTTGCATTTATCAAATGTTTCCTACCAAGATCAATATCAAACTGATGTTTCACTCCTTTCGAGATAGAGGAAGCAAACTGACAcatcgcaaaaaaaaaaattaaactgaAGGCCCGGCCGAGtttgtattaattaatagagaaggTAATATAAGACTATAGTCCGGGGAGGCTATAggcagaaaaaagaaaagaaaaaaaaacaaagaaagggTTGCTCAGTTGGATTGGTACGTCAATACGGGTAACCA
Proteins encoded in this window:
- the LOC117841576 gene encoding 3-ketoacyl-CoA thiolase 2, peroxisomal, which translates into the protein MEKAIDRQRVLLAHLLPSSSSPSSQPQLAASECAAGDSAAYQRTSSFGDDVVVVAAYRTPICKAKRGGFKDTYPEDLLTVVLKAVLDNTKINPGDIGDIVVGTVLGPGSQRANECRMAAFYAGFPETVPVRTVNRQCSSGLQAVADVAAAIKAGFYDIGIGAGLESMSINSIGWEGQVNPRISAFQKAQDCLLPMGITSENVAHRYGVTRQEQDQAAAESHRRAAAATASGKFKDEIVPVPTKIVDPKTGEEKKVVISVDDGIRPGTTASGLAKLKPVFKKDGTTTAGNSSQVSDGAGAVLLMKRSVALKKGLPILGVFRSFAAVGVDPAVMGVGPAVAIPAAVKSAGLEIEDIDLFELNEAFASQFVYCCNKLGLDRSKVNVNGGAIAMGHPLGATGARCVATLLNEMKRRGRDCRFGVVTMCIGSGMGAAAVFERGDTVDELSNVRDIQSHNFLSRDAK